In Aliivibrio wodanis, a genomic segment contains:
- a CDS encoding HTH-type transcriptional regulator, AraC-family, with protein sequence MSMQWISPAQIIMLPEERDLHSHEYHQLVIGLKGQAEFEINGKSSLIYAAKVGIIPAYQEHAFSSLHQAEVLVLNFPQFFEDRELASRVNELFSQPGYYQLDGQIQNLIQLLVCEIQASVNDHLLNKACSDTIISLLHRHLIDENSEKKVQRLNSDVIDNFITQHIGSKITVSQLASTVFLGESQFYAIFKQEFGTTPHQYIIVKRLDFAKKLLNQSLLSIGEIAQQTGFANQSAFSHAFVKYKGISPSKYRHLHFIRN encoded by the coding sequence ATGAGTATGCAATGGATTTCACCCGCACAAATTATCATGCTGCCCGAAGAGAGAGATCTTCATTCACATGAATACCATCAATTAGTGATAGGTTTAAAAGGCCAAGCTGAGTTTGAAATCAATGGAAAAAGCAGTTTGATTTACGCAGCTAAAGTAGGAATAATACCTGCTTACCAAGAACATGCCTTTTCTAGTTTGCATCAAGCTGAAGTCTTAGTACTTAATTTTCCTCAGTTTTTTGAAGATCGTGAGCTAGCTTCGAGGGTCAATGAATTGTTTAGTCAGCCTGGGTATTATCAATTAGATGGTCAGATCCAGAATTTGATTCAATTATTGGTCTGTGAGATTCAAGCAAGTGTTAATGATCACCTTTTAAATAAAGCCTGCAGTGACACGATAATTTCCTTGCTCCACCGTCATTTAATTGATGAAAATTCAGAAAAAAAAGTTCAACGACTAAATTCTGATGTGATTGACAATTTTATAACGCAGCACATTGGAAGCAAGATCACGGTTTCTCAATTGGCAAGCACTGTTTTTCTAGGGGAGAGTCAATTTTATGCCATTTTTAAGCAAGAATTTGGAACTACCCCACATCAATATATTATCGTAAAGCGGCTAGATTTTGCCAAAAAGCTACTGAATCAAAGTCTATTGAGTATCGGAGAAATTGCTCAACAAACAGGATTCGCGAACCAGAGCGCGTTTAGTCATGCTTTTGTGAAATATAAAGGGATCTCACCAAGTAAATATCGTCATTTACACTTTATTCGTAATTAA
- a CDS encoding putative exported protein: MSNIKSRIIMNRKGLPALALLLSPALFTSIALANTDAPPAPQAVDSVASIDTKLTHKRNEVKQLESTVINDQNRLRELRNQNSTLDEKAQQLDAKRKLAQRNLDEQYNRMIDDPDLDITPFQKQYQDSWKAVKENQIAKLAIQQDIQEQTRVLKTSSSKKQRALDELEILGESRQEARVLRLQEELIAQDTLDVVHTITCKMSMTLSACSSQGKTLSMQKAVNNFQQQLINGFTESDSVKQHIDNVSLNIHVLDSAILDSGFNGSNRYTTKLQASLRARPNSTAACQMLGLENRYCIEQSTAQTSNDKIKKEKKWVGITIRSNRHEDNVTVNGVNYGSTPVDVMLPAGQHQVTVEKAGFEPYSRQMSLTKDMTVWAELKDQENRPKPGKKFADRLSNNQQAPQMVVIGSGNYHIGKNAKQNISISKAYSIAATPVTVNQFDAFVASSGYITEAEKGAGCNAINGGETKRHQNQNWRKPGFEQSKNAPAVCISKKDAETYAQWLTKQTGFKYTLPSEAQWEVAARAGSKAAYWWGSDIGSGNANTGWGGSSWANKSTSPVGSFGANPYGIYDTAGNVWEWTNTKSGVVRGGAWSFAPTKAKVYESLELNPSTSANYTGFRVVRSL; encoded by the coding sequence ATGTCTAATATAAAAAGCAGAATTATTATGAATCGTAAAGGACTACCCGCTCTAGCACTACTGTTATCGCCGGCACTTTTTACCTCTATTGCGCTTGCTAATACCGACGCACCACCAGCCCCTCAGGCTGTTGATTCCGTAGCTTCAATTGATACTAAATTGACTCATAAACGCAATGAAGTAAAACAACTTGAAAGTACGGTTATTAATGACCAAAATCGTCTAAGAGAACTACGTAACCAAAACTCGACTTTAGATGAGAAAGCACAACAATTAGATGCAAAACGTAAGCTAGCTCAGCGTAATCTAGATGAGCAGTATAACCGTATGATCGATGATCCAGATCTGGACATTACTCCTTTCCAAAAACAATACCAAGATTCTTGGAAAGCTGTAAAAGAAAACCAAATTGCTAAACTAGCTATTCAACAAGATATTCAAGAACAAACCCGTGTATTAAAAACGAGTAGTTCTAAAAAACAACGAGCTTTAGATGAACTTGAAATTCTAGGTGAATCTCGTCAAGAAGCGCGCGTTCTTCGTTTACAAGAAGAATTGATTGCTCAAGATACTTTAGATGTTGTTCATACCATTACTTGTAAAATGTCGATGACATTAAGTGCTTGTTCAAGCCAAGGTAAAACATTGAGCATGCAAAAAGCAGTAAATAATTTTCAGCAACAATTGATCAATGGTTTCACAGAGTCTGATTCAGTGAAACAACACATTGATAATGTATCATTAAATATTCACGTATTAGACAGTGCTATTCTTGATAGTGGCTTTAATGGTAGTAATCGCTACACAACAAAACTACAAGCATCGTTACGTGCTCGTCCAAACTCAACAGCAGCATGTCAAATGCTGGGATTAGAAAACCGTTACTGTATTGAGCAGAGTACAGCCCAAACATCTAATGACAAAATCAAGAAAGAAAAGAAATGGGTTGGTATTACCATTCGTTCAAACCGTCATGAAGATAACGTAACCGTCAATGGCGTAAATTACGGCAGCACACCTGTAGATGTCATGCTACCAGCTGGTCAACATCAAGTTACCGTTGAAAAAGCAGGCTTTGAACCGTATAGCCGTCAAATGTCATTAACCAAAGATATGACAGTTTGGGCCGAGTTAAAAGATCAAGAAAACCGCCCAAAACCAGGGAAGAAGTTTGCTGACCGTTTAAGTAATAATCAACAAGCTCCACAAATGGTTGTCATTGGTTCTGGTAATTATCACATTGGTAAAAATGCTAAGCAAAATATCAGCATCTCAAAAGCCTACTCTATCGCTGCTACTCCTGTAACAGTAAATCAGTTTGATGCGTTTGTTGCTAGCTCTGGTTACATCACTGAAGCAGAAAAAGGTGCAGGTTGTAATGCTATCAATGGTGGTGAAACTAAACGTCACCAAAACCAAAACTGGCGTAAACCTGGTTTTGAACAGTCAAAAAATGCACCTGCAGTATGTATCTCTAAAAAAGATGCAGAAACATACGCTCAATGGCTAACAAAACAAACTGGCTTTAAATACACACTGCCTTCTGAAGCACAGTGGGAAGTTGCAGCACGAGCGGGTAGCAAAGCAGCTTACTGGTGGGGATCTGACATTGGTTCAGGTAACGCTAATACAGGTTGGGGCGGCTCGTCTTGGGCAAACAAATCAACATCTCCTGTAGGCAGCTTTGGCGCAAACCCTTACGGTATCTATGATACTGCAGGTAACGTTTGGGAATGGACAAATACTAAGTCAGGTGTTGTTCGTGGCGGCGCATGGAGCTTTGCACCAACAAAAGCAAAAGTGTATGAGTCTCTAGAACTTAATCCATCAACAAGCGCTAACTACACTGGTTTCCGTGTGGTTCGTTCTTTGTAA
- a CDS encoding membrane protein: MQESLDISWALMGLFSLTLIIPFTINRIYQLDLAKEIGISVFRMVAQLAFIGLYLEFVFQLNNPLLNTLWIILMIGIGSSSIISKAKLPRKQLLLPVATGLLVGLSPLVILLSSVIIQPTPLYSAQYVIPLAGMLLGNSLSGNIVALQNLFTAFKERESEYHAAIALGASPHYATLPFVRAAMQKAFAPIMASMATTGLVTLPGMMTGQILGGVNPMVAIKYQLLILIAIFVMLTISVTITLQLTLKHNISKEGKVLVRFLDQ; encoded by the coding sequence ATGCAAGAATCTTTAGATATCAGTTGGGCATTGATGGGGCTATTTAGCCTTACTCTCATTATTCCCTTTACCATTAATCGCATTTACCAATTGGATCTCGCTAAAGAGATCGGTATTAGTGTGTTTCGTATGGTGGCACAACTGGCTTTTATTGGTTTATATCTTGAGTTTGTTTTCCAACTAAATAATCCACTACTGAATACCCTTTGGATTATTTTAATGATAGGGATTGGATCTAGCTCTATCATTTCTAAAGCCAAACTCCCTAGAAAGCAATTACTGCTTCCAGTTGCAACTGGTTTATTGGTTGGACTATCACCGTTAGTTATTTTACTCAGCTCTGTGATTATTCAACCAACCCCACTATATAGTGCTCAGTATGTGATCCCTTTAGCCGGAATGCTGCTAGGTAATAGTTTGAGTGGAAATATCGTTGCATTGCAAAACTTATTCACCGCATTTAAAGAGCGTGAAAGTGAATATCACGCAGCTATCGCTCTTGGCGCATCTCCTCACTATGCTACTCTTCCTTTTGTTCGTGCTGCGATGCAAAAAGCGTTTGCTCCGATCATGGCGTCAATGGCCACTACTGGATTAGTTACGCTACCCGGCATGATGACAGGTCAAATTTTAGGCGGGGTAAACCCAATGGTTGCCATCAAATATCAATTACTTATTTTAATCGCCATTTTTGTTATGCTGACAATATCAGTCACCATCACGTTACAACTGACCCTCAAACATAATATTTCTAAAGAAGGGAAAGTATTGGTACGTTTTCTAGATCAATGA
- a CDS encoding putative aldo-keto reductase, giving the protein MEYTTLGSSNVSVSRICLGSMTWGQQNSQEDANQQIEYALSQGINFIDTAEMYAVPPSPETYGKTETIIGNWLAENPERRKEIVLATKIAGPGLPWVRNAGAITGEAVIAAVDSSLARLQTDYIDLYQLHWPNRTSPHFGKHFPNQFKFSDFDAKKEEADMLEILQALNECIKAGKIRHIGLSDDTPWGINTYLKLSAKYDLPRMVSIQNEFSLLHAKDWPYLIENCIHEDVAYLPWSPLAGGMLSGKYLDGKMPEGSRWTFSQRNGIFRDTPAANEAVKAYMEVAEKHGYTPCQLALAWCDQVDGVTSTIIGATSLEQLKEDIEAFSKPLSEEALADINVVFRKFPMPF; this is encoded by the coding sequence ATGGAATATACAACACTCGGTAGCAGCAATGTGTCTGTTTCTCGTATCTGCCTTGGTAGCATGACGTGGGGACAACAAAACTCTCAAGAAGACGCGAATCAACAGATCGAATACGCGCTTAGCCAAGGTATCAACTTCATCGATACCGCTGAGATGTACGCGGTTCCACCTTCCCCAGAAACCTACGGTAAAACAGAAACCATCATTGGTAATTGGCTTGCCGAAAATCCAGAACGCCGTAAAGAAATTGTACTAGCAACTAAAATTGCAGGCCCTGGTTTACCTTGGGTTCGCAACGCAGGCGCAATTACTGGTGAAGCCGTTATTGCCGCGGTAGATTCCTCACTTGCGCGTTTACAAACCGATTATATTGATCTATACCAACTGCATTGGCCTAATCGTACTTCTCCCCATTTTGGTAAGCATTTTCCGAATCAATTCAAATTCAGTGATTTTGATGCAAAAAAAGAAGAAGCCGATATGCTTGAGATCTTACAAGCACTAAACGAATGTATTAAGGCTGGTAAAATTCGTCATATTGGATTATCTGATGACACGCCATGGGGCATTAATACTTACCTTAAATTGAGTGCTAAATACGATTTACCACGTATGGTTTCCATTCAAAACGAGTTCAGTTTGTTACACGCGAAAGATTGGCCGTACTTGATTGAAAATTGTATCCATGAAGACGTTGCCTATTTGCCTTGGTCTCCATTAGCGGGAGGTATGTTAAGTGGTAAATATCTTGATGGCAAAATGCCAGAAGGCAGCCGTTGGACGTTCTCACAACGTAATGGGATCTTCCGTGATACGCCAGCGGCAAACGAAGCGGTCAAGGCTTATATGGAGGTTGCAGAAAAACACGGTTACACACCTTGTCAGCTTGCATTAGCATGGTGTGACCAAGTAGATGGCGTGACATCAACTATTATTGGCGCAACGTCTCTAGAGCAGTTAAAAGAAGACATTGAAGCGTTTTCTAAACCATTAAGTGAAGAAGCTTTAGCCGATATTAATGTGGTCTTTAGAAAGTTCCCAATGCCGTTTTAA
- a CDS encoding membrane protein gives MSNKFKAAVATFRAFPRYIRWSAYTLSAYLFYAALLGLVVPYIAKQQIPEQVSKLIERPVTLTDITINPFTLQLDVHQFAILEDDKPFVQFEHASVQVNFWQSIFNAAVSVEYISLDKPYINLERVNNTNELRFNFSDIIDAVARNTVTTEEPEPKTDEVIDRKAPLFPVLIKHTALTQGEVRLLDGVTGTQLAYPNITITLGEFSTQSLLTDVEKKNDYRLHITDVDSGTVELAGQVQLKPLEVVGDINVQHIQLPRLWGFIEKDIIAKLTSGEVNFSSNYHIAQIIGETEADDAMSISTAKGMFSLDDVNFNADDKSIVSLPNFSVNKIATNVENQTVNIASITSQGLNVSAKVDDKGADLVTLFTPKFLSQESVPQKEVKEEASIEPKSENNSPAWLITLDEVDIKNYQLNVEEKVVTKKAHQWQISPINITTSQIVSDLSKPIDFDFFTSVNGKGDISVKGQADAKQQAVLADIDVKSLKLAQFQPYLATAVNATLTKGEVSTQAKLDANAKGKVEVRGGVQVNHLSIRDNKLRKPFVKWRSLAVNKFDFDLQKNKLAVDTLSLSQPYARVVINEDRSTNIGDLIIAQSTAKKKKPAPTAAKGKKEKPFALSVRKIAFNNGSAFFADNSLTPNFSSGIEQLKGNIGHVSSIPGTKATVDISGSIEKYAPMKVKGEINPLIEQPYLDLDVIFKSVELTTVNPYSGTYAGHYIDKGQLTLALNYQLENNQLKGSNHVIIDQLQLGKASDSDIATSLPLELAIALLQDNNGVIDLGVEVSGDVNDPEFGLGAVIWDTITNIITKAVTAPFSFIAGLAGSDEELNIIAFEFGANTLTAEEQEKLQTLGTALETRPKLKLTVDGAVNAAEDSKALALVQFNEKLAETAQMTVAELPANLSATTIPTSGPLSNALKALYETESGQDANDVKDRIEQEQAEKGTELTDEALTQRWHIVLYNLTLNKQEVAKGELGHLAQQRAQAVKAYLVDVVKVDASRVFLLDSRFDIEQDTSSVLLSLEAK, from the coding sequence ATGTCGAACAAATTTAAAGCAGCAGTTGCAACGTTTCGTGCTTTTCCTCGATACATTCGTTGGAGTGCGTATACATTAAGCGCATACCTTTTTTATGCTGCTTTACTTGGGCTAGTTGTTCCTTATATTGCTAAGCAACAAATCCCAGAGCAAGTATCAAAACTGATTGAACGTCCTGTGACATTAACCGATATTACAATCAATCCTTTTACACTTCAGCTTGATGTTCATCAATTCGCTATTTTAGAAGATGACAAACCGTTCGTACAGTTTGAACATGCCAGTGTTCAGGTTAATTTTTGGCAATCTATTTTTAATGCCGCTGTTTCGGTCGAATATATTTCCCTTGATAAGCCCTACATTAATCTTGAGCGTGTAAATAATACGAATGAATTGCGGTTTAATTTTAGTGATATTATCGATGCTGTTGCTCGTAATACGGTGACAACAGAAGAACCAGAACCAAAGACTGATGAAGTCATTGATAGAAAGGCACCGTTATTTCCTGTATTGATTAAACACACCGCCTTAACTCAAGGTGAGGTTCGTTTATTAGATGGAGTAACAGGAACTCAGCTTGCTTATCCAAATATTACTATCACGCTTGGTGAGTTTTCGACCCAAAGCTTACTGACGGATGTAGAGAAAAAGAACGACTACCGCCTACACATTACCGATGTGGATTCTGGTACGGTTGAGTTGGCTGGTCAAGTTCAATTAAAACCGCTAGAAGTGGTGGGGGATATCAATGTTCAGCATATTCAATTACCACGTTTATGGGGATTCATTGAAAAAGACATCATCGCAAAATTAACGTCGGGTGAAGTGAACTTCTCATCAAATTATCATATTGCACAAATAATTGGTGAAACAGAAGCGGATGATGCAATGAGCATTTCGACCGCGAAAGGGATGTTCTCTCTTGATGATGTGAATTTTAATGCAGACGATAAATCCATCGTTTCTCTGCCTAACTTTTCAGTGAATAAGATTGCGACCAATGTTGAAAATCAAACCGTTAACATTGCTTCTATTACTTCCCAAGGACTGAATGTATCCGCAAAAGTAGATGATAAAGGCGCTGATTTAGTCACCTTATTTACGCCTAAATTTCTTTCACAAGAATCCGTGCCTCAAAAGGAAGTCAAAGAAGAAGCGTCAATAGAACCAAAATCTGAGAACAATTCTCCTGCGTGGTTGATCACTCTGGATGAGGTAGACATAAAAAATTACCAATTAAACGTTGAAGAGAAAGTCGTTACTAAAAAAGCCCATCAATGGCAGATCTCTCCAATTAATATAACCACAAGTCAGATCGTGAGTGATTTATCTAAACCGATTGATTTTGATTTCTTTACGTCGGTTAATGGTAAAGGTGATATCAGCGTTAAAGGGCAAGCGGATGCTAAACAACAAGCCGTATTAGCTGATATTGATGTAAAATCACTGAAGTTAGCGCAATTCCAACCTTATTTAGCAACCGCTGTAAATGCGACGCTAACCAAAGGGGAAGTGAGTACGCAAGCTAAGTTAGACGCAAATGCAAAAGGTAAAGTTGAAGTTCGTGGTGGCGTTCAAGTAAATCACCTCTCAATTCGTGATAATAAGTTAAGAAAACCATTTGTAAAATGGCGCTCATTGGCGGTCAATAAGTTTGATTTTGATTTACAAAAAAACAAATTAGCAGTCGATACGCTAAGTTTAAGTCAGCCCTATGCACGAGTTGTGATTAATGAAGACCGAAGCACTAATATTGGTGATTTGATCATTGCTCAATCAACAGCTAAAAAGAAGAAGCCAGCACCCACTGCGGCAAAGGGTAAGAAAGAAAAACCATTTGCATTAAGCGTCCGAAAAATCGCGTTTAATAACGGCTCAGCGTTCTTTGCAGATAATTCTTTAACGCCAAATTTCTCATCGGGTATCGAACAACTAAAAGGTAATATTGGCCATGTGTCTAGTATTCCAGGAACAAAAGCAACGGTTGATATCAGCGGTAGTATCGAGAAATATGCACCAATGAAAGTAAAAGGCGAGATCAACCCATTAATTGAACAACCTTATTTAGATCTGGATGTTATCTTTAAAAGTGTCGAACTAACCACGGTAAATCCTTATTCAGGTACGTATGCTGGACATTACATTGATAAAGGACAGTTAACGTTAGCGCTTAATTATCAATTAGAAAACAACCAATTAAAGGGATCGAACCACGTTATTATCGACCAATTACAATTAGGTAAAGCCAGTGATAGTGATATCGCGACCTCACTACCGTTAGAGCTGGCTATCGCTTTGCTGCAAGATAATAATGGGGTGATTGATTTAGGCGTTGAAGTTTCTGGTGATGTGAATGACCCTGAATTTGGATTGGGGGCGGTGATTTGGGACACGATTACTAATATCATCACTAAAGCCGTGACAGCCCCATTTTCGTTCATTGCTGGCCTTGCCGGTTCTGATGAAGAGTTAAATATTATCGCCTTTGAGTTTGGCGCGAATACATTAACGGCTGAAGAGCAAGAGAAGTTGCAAACACTCGGTACGGCATTAGAAACTCGCCCTAAACTGAAGCTAACCGTTGATGGTGCAGTGAATGCAGCAGAAGACAGTAAAGCGTTAGCGCTTGTGCAATTTAATGAGAAATTAGCAGAGACAGCGCAAATGACAGTGGCTGAGTTACCTGCAAATTTAAGCGCCACCACCATACCAACATCTGGGCCTTTATCGAATGCATTAAAGGCATTGTATGAAACAGAATCAGGGCAAGATGCTAATGATGTGAAAGACAGAATTGAGCAAGAACAAGCAGAAAAAGGGACAGAGTTAACCGATGAAGCGTTAACTCAGCGCTGGCACATTGTACTGTATAATTTGACACTTAATAAGCAAGAAGTCGCGAAAGGTGAATTAGGTCACTTGGCTCAACAACGCGCACAAGCGGTGAAAGCGTACCTAGTGGATGTCGTAAAAGTGGATGCATCACGCGTGTTCTTATTAGACAGTCGATTTGATATCGAACAAGACACAAGCAGCGTATTGTTATCGTTAGAAGCTAAATAA